A stretch of bacterium DNA encodes these proteins:
- the rho gene encoding transcription termination factor Rho — translation MNITELKHKSISELNNMAKKLKLTNVSGLKTQELIFKIVEAQAMKNGEITAEGVLEVLPDGFGFMRSPDYNYLPGPDDIYVSPSQIRRFDLRTGDTITGQVRPPKEGERYFALLKVEKINFELPEKQADKILFDNLTPIHPKERIKLEYDKGDISTRIMELLIPIGKGQRGLIVAPPRTGKTILLQKIANAITANNPDIWLIVLLIDERPEEVTDMQRSVNGEVISSTFDEPADRHVQVAEMVIEKAKRLVEHKRDVVILLDSITRLGRAYNTIIPSSGKILSGGVDSNALQRPKRFFGAARALEEGGSLTIIATALVDTGSRMDEVIFEEFKGTGNMELCLDRKLVEKRVFPAIDIQRSGTRKEELLIPPDDLARIWLLRKVLNPISMVEAMELLLDKMGKTKNNKAFLDAMNT, via the coding sequence ATGAACATCACGGAGTTGAAACACAAGAGCATTTCTGAGCTCAACAACATGGCGAAAAAACTGAAATTGACAAACGTTTCCGGGCTGAAAACGCAGGAGCTGATTTTTAAAATTGTTGAAGCCCAAGCCATGAAAAACGGAGAAATTACTGCTGAGGGGGTTTTGGAAGTTTTGCCTGACGGGTTTGGATTTATGCGCTCGCCGGATTATAACTACCTCCCGGGCCCGGATGATATCTATGTTTCTCCCTCGCAAATTCGGCGCTTCGATTTACGTACGGGTGATACCATTACGGGACAGGTGCGGCCGCCCAAAGAGGGAGAACGGTATTTTGCCTTGCTCAAAGTGGAGAAAATAAATTTTGAACTGCCGGAAAAACAGGCGGATAAAATTCTGTTCGATAACCTGACCCCGATTCACCCGAAAGAGCGAATTAAACTCGAATATGATAAAGGCGATATCAGTACACGGATTATGGAACTATTAATCCCGATCGGAAAAGGCCAGCGCGGCCTGATTGTGGCACCGCCGCGTACCGGAAAGACTATTTTACTTCAAAAAATTGCCAATGCCATTACCGCCAATAATCCGGATATTTGGTTGATTGTACTGCTAATTGATGAACGCCCGGAAGAAGTTACGGATATGCAGCGTTCGGTCAACGGCGAAGTTATTTCATCCACGTTTGATGAACCGGCAGATCGTCATGTCCAGGTGGCCGAGATGGTGATTGAGAAAGCCAAACGCCTGGTTGAGCACAAACGTGATGTCGTTATTTTGCTCGACTCGATTACACGTCTGGGCCGGGCATACAATACGATTATTCCCTCATCCGGCAAAATTTTATCCGGTGGTGTTGACTCCAATGCGCTGCAGCGGCCTAAACGGTTTTTTGGTGCGGCACGTGCATTGGAAGAAGGCGGGAGCTTAACGATTATTGCGACTGCTTTGGTGGACACCGGCAGCCGTATGGACGAGGTCATTTTTGAAGAGTTTAAGGGAACAGGTAATATGGAACTGTGTTTGGATCGCAAGTTGGTTGAAAAGCGTGTTTTTCCGGCAATTGATATTCAGCGCTCCGGGACACGAAAAGAAGAGTTGCTTATTCCACCTGATGATTTGGCCAGAATCTGGCTTCTCAGGAAGGTTCTCAATCCTATTTCCATGGTTGAAGCCATGGAACTTTTATTGGATAAAATGGGGAAAACCAAGAATAACAAGGCTTTTCTGGATGCGATGAACACTTAG
- a CDS encoding sensor domain-containing diguanylate cyclase, with protein sequence MAAHTLKNYRQGWTMMFWVLRQHPVRRWVFLAALVGFYPAIIGLTYLVRDVGWLSLALLPPIIGMLGFNLAVGNSLMIFSIIFFWFAGVREVDALYRLEMLFHIPVILIIWIFSLIFQHRNIKREIEDQRHLDVIAERLTLIREQYKTDLIVNVSNQKKFQKCSLLNRVSRVFGSQLKLEKLAEKVLIEVREIIGAERGRYQLVFDFPDKKESLVQGIPEQPDADQVAGDQYGSWTTQHCSTLLVCDTNDDFRFQPLGHETMVRSLMIAPMMAEGKLIGILRAESPWENIFTKDDLRLFTIIADLAAVAAENARLYQYAQELAITDGLTGLYLRRFFNQRFEEELSRNREHATPFSLFILDLDHFKRINDRLGHLAGDQILSQLGELLREEARVADLLCRFGGEEFAIILPNTQIEGALVMAERLRDRVAKQTFIAGGTEMSITVSGGIGECPRHGTDMNELIRITDEALYTAKRNGRNRIVLAGGDS encoded by the coding sequence TTGGCCGCGCATACTCTCAAAAATTACCGGCAAGGGTGGACGATGATGTTCTGGGTACTAAGACAACATCCCGTGCGCCGCTGGGTTTTTCTGGCAGCCTTAGTTGGGTTTTATCCGGCGATTATTGGTTTGACCTATTTGGTGAGGGATGTGGGCTGGCTCAGTCTGGCGTTGCTGCCGCCGATTATCGGCATGCTGGGCTTTAATTTGGCGGTGGGCAACAGTCTGATGATTTTTTCGATTATTTTTTTCTGGTTTGCCGGAGTCCGCGAAGTGGATGCGCTTTATCGATTGGAGATGCTTTTTCATATTCCCGTGATCCTGATTATTTGGATTTTTTCATTGATCTTTCAGCATCGCAATATCAAACGGGAAATCGAGGACCAAAGACACCTTGATGTGATTGCGGAACGCCTCACTTTGATACGCGAACAATATAAGACCGATTTGATCGTTAATGTATCCAACCAAAAGAAATTTCAAAAATGTTCATTATTAAACCGGGTTTCGCGGGTTTTTGGATCACAACTTAAATTGGAAAAATTGGCGGAGAAAGTTTTAATTGAAGTGCGGGAAATTATCGGTGCGGAACGCGGGCGTTATCAGCTGGTGTTTGATTTTCCTGATAAAAAGGAGTCCTTGGTACAGGGGATTCCGGAACAGCCTGATGCCGACCAGGTCGCGGGTGACCAGTACGGCAGCTGGACGACCCAGCATTGTTCCACCTTGTTGGTTTGTGATACCAATGATGATTTTCGTTTTCAACCCCTAGGGCACGAGACCATGGTACGCAGCCTTATGATCGCACCCATGATGGCGGAAGGGAAATTGATCGGTATATTAAGGGCCGAAAGTCCCTGGGAAAATATTTTTACAAAGGACGACTTAAGGTTGTTTACCATCATTGCGGATTTAGCGGCGGTGGCTGCGGAAAATGCCCGGCTTTATCAGTATGCTCAGGAACTGGCGATTACAGATGGTTTGACCGGTCTTTATCTCCGCCGTTTTTTCAACCAGCGGTTTGAGGAGGAATTGAGTCGCAACCGCGAACATGCGACACCTTTTTCACTGTTTATTTTGGATCTGGATCATTTTAAACGGATCAATGACCGGCTGGGGCACTTGGCCGGAGACCAGATCCTTTCGCAACTTGGGGAACTTTTGCGCGAGGAGGCCCGGGTGGCGGATTTACTCTGTCGCTTCGGTGGTGAAGAGTTTGCCATTATCCTGCCCAACACACAAATTGAAGGGGCTCTGGTGATGGCGGAACGTCTGCGGGATCGCGTGGCAAAGCAAACATTTATTGCAGGCGGAACCGAGATGAGTATTACCGTCAGTGGGGGCATCGGTGAGTGCCCGCGTCACGGCACGGATATGAATGAGCTTATACGGATTACAGATGAGGCACTTTATACCGCAAAACGGAATGGAAGAAACCGGATCGTGCTGGCTGGAGGCGATTCATGA
- the rlmD gene encoding 23S rRNA (uracil(1939)-C(5))-methyltransferase RlmD encodes MTVEAPISMIAVGEELELDIYALAYGGEGIARYKGLIIFVANAFPGDRVRIRVQQVKKRFGRGELLEICHQSKERVAPICQQAEECGGCSWQQLDYPAQLQAKLSFVENAFQHIAHLKQVRVQPVVKSSPHLGYRHKIQVPIQQTAEGIRAGFFQRQTHEVIDVDTCPVQPAVGNHLFRLVRERMTVYGFSGYDEKQQAGQIRHLIIRVGLHTREVMVILVTRCKDIPRLDAFAQDLQKTIPEIVGVVQNINERSTNVILGEDFRVLTGRNFYYEEISGIRYRISAGSFFQINPFQMPHMAEAVLRAAAINANDTVVDLYCGVGFLSLECARHARRVFGIESVPGAIEDAQANKHLNHFSNVEFLAEDAGCGMKLLAEKGLHPDLVVLDPPRKGCADALLEKILEVKPEKIVYVSCNPITLARDAARLTSGGYRIRQVQPIDLFPHTYHIESVVGFIRKK; translated from the coding sequence TTGACAGTTGAAGCGCCAATTTCCATGATTGCCGTGGGCGAAGAACTGGAACTGGATATCTACGCGCTGGCGTATGGCGGCGAAGGTATTGCCCGCTATAAGGGGTTGATTATTTTTGTCGCCAATGCCTTTCCTGGAGATAGAGTCCGGATTCGGGTGCAACAGGTAAAAAAACGATTTGGCCGCGGGGAATTGCTCGAGATTTGTCATCAATCCAAAGAGCGGGTTGCGCCAATTTGTCAACAGGCGGAAGAATGCGGCGGGTGTTCCTGGCAGCAGTTGGATTACCCGGCGCAGTTACAAGCAAAGTTATCTTTTGTAGAAAACGCTTTTCAACATATCGCACATCTGAAGCAGGTCCGTGTTCAACCGGTTGTAAAATCTTCTCCTCATTTGGGCTATCGGCATAAAATTCAGGTTCCGATTCAGCAAACTGCGGAAGGCATCCGGGCCGGTTTTTTTCAGCGTCAGACCCATGAGGTCATTGATGTTGATACATGCCCGGTCCAGCCGGCGGTAGGCAATCATCTGTTTCGTCTGGTGCGGGAGCGTATGACAGTGTATGGATTTAGCGGCTATGATGAAAAACAACAAGCAGGTCAGATACGCCATCTGATTATCCGGGTGGGTCTGCATACGCGTGAAGTGATGGTTATCCTGGTAACCCGCTGCAAAGATATTCCCCGGTTAGATGCATTTGCACAGGATTTGCAAAAGACAATCCCTGAAATTGTCGGGGTGGTGCAAAATATCAATGAACGGTCGACCAATGTTATCTTAGGGGAAGATTTTCGGGTTTTGACAGGTCGGAATTTTTACTATGAAGAAATTAGCGGTATTCGGTATCGCATTTCAGCCGGGTCGTTTTTTCAGATCAATCCTTTTCAGATGCCGCATATGGCAGAGGCGGTTTTAAGGGCCGCTGCAATTAATGCAAATGATACAGTCGTAGATCTTTACTGCGGTGTAGGGTTTTTGAGCCTGGAGTGTGCGCGGCATGCGCGGCGGGTTTTTGGGATTGAATCCGTACCGGGTGCCATTGAGGATGCTCAGGCCAATAAACATTTGAATCATTTTTCCAATGTGGAGTTTTTGGCTGAGGATGCGGGTTGCGGTATGAAGCTGCTGGCGGAAAAAGGATTGCATCCGGATTTAGTTGTACTTGATCCGCCGCGTAAGGGCTGTGCCGATGCTTTGCTGGAAAAAATTTTGGAAGTAAAGCCTGAGAAAATTGTTTATGTATCCTGTAATCCAATCACTTTGGCAAGAGACGCTGCCCGCCTGACCTCCGGTGGTTATCGTATCCGGCAGGTTCAACCCATCGATTTATTTCCGCACACCTATCACATAGAAAGTGTGGTCGGTTTTATCCGAAAAAAATAG
- the polA gene encoding DNA polymerase I produces the protein MSKKLVIVDGTAHIYRAFYAIKPLTDPQGRMVNAVYGFAHMLLNAFDKFSPTHMVVAFDRPEPTHRHQMYPDYKAQREAPPDDLVAQIPLIKELVAAFQVQVCEKAGLEADDLIGTLSRMAEKEKFETLILSSDKDLFQLVTPKVHIARTVRGGKGEYEILDEAGVKRVFGVEPGYVRDMLALMGDASDNIPGVPGVGEKTAIQLVNTYGSLEEIYRSVDKISKSKLREKLVDNQALAEQSYALVKIIEDVPIAFQLKECVVGKKLPESGFHALAGFGFKRLLMSRGMSAGAPAAEWTKGIEAATTIADVITRAQKKKQVVIEIFPQGIALAADAVLPFWIAAPIETLPELLRHGGDWVSLLTDKAIKKISYDMKPLVTALFKAGLEMAGPYVDLHLAAHLIDLPSNKLEQFITRVLGGAWPEDRPEAAACAIVMIAPSMDNRLAAVDGGELYRTLELPLLPVLAKMEAMGVAIDVKALEEMSQAMGQEIGVLEKVVWEIAGVEFNLRSPQQLAEILFERLGLLPGKKTKTGRSTGVDVLENLTDQHPLPAKLLEFRQLQKLKSTYLDVLPGLIDQRDKRIHTSFHQVGAATGRLSSSEPNLQNIPIRTERGRVLRKMFIAGNSEKRILSADYSQIELRLLAHLSQDKQMLKDFVDKLDIHSATAADIFKVPLEDVTTDMRRQAKTCNFGIAYGVSPYGLSRQLRIPPMRAKDFIDGFYARYPGVRIYLDHLLEAARENGYVETLMGRRRMTPDILAANRNIREAAERMAINTPVQGSAADIIKKAMIDIDQSLFAETWQSRMILQVHDELLFEGPEAEMETLKQTVVEKMSGVVALRVELTVEAAWGRNWMEAHT, from the coding sequence GTGTCGAAGAAGCTGGTTATTGTTGACGGAACTGCGCATATTTACCGGGCATTTTATGCCATCAAGCCCTTGACCGATCCGCAAGGGCGGATGGTCAATGCGGTCTATGGTTTCGCTCACATGCTTTTAAATGCGTTTGATAAATTTTCGCCGACGCATATGGTGGTGGCGTTTGATCGGCCGGAGCCAACGCATCGGCATCAAATGTATCCGGATTATAAGGCACAGCGCGAAGCGCCGCCGGATGATCTGGTCGCGCAGATTCCATTGATTAAAGAATTGGTTGCGGCGTTTCAAGTACAGGTTTGTGAAAAAGCCGGGTTGGAAGCAGATGATCTTATCGGCACTTTGAGCCGAATGGCGGAAAAAGAAAAATTTGAGACCTTGATATTAAGTAGCGACAAGGATTTATTTCAGTTGGTGACGCCTAAAGTTCACATTGCACGTACGGTTCGCGGCGGCAAGGGCGAATATGAAATTTTAGATGAGGCCGGAGTGAAACGGGTTTTTGGCGTGGAACCCGGATATGTCCGGGATATGCTGGCATTGATGGGTGATGCCTCAGACAATATCCCGGGAGTCCCCGGTGTTGGAGAAAAAACCGCAATTCAGTTGGTCAACACCTATGGATCGCTTGAGGAAATCTACCGGTCAGTGGATAAAATCAGCAAGAGTAAGCTCAGGGAGAAGTTGGTGGACAATCAGGCGCTGGCAGAGCAATCCTATGCTTTGGTAAAAATTATTGAAGATGTGCCGATTGCATTCCAATTAAAAGAGTGTGTGGTCGGGAAAAAACTTCCGGAATCCGGATTTCATGCATTGGCCGGGTTCGGCTTTAAACGGCTGTTGATGAGCCGGGGCATGAGCGCCGGCGCGCCGGCAGCCGAATGGACGAAGGGTATCGAAGCAGCCACGACGATTGCGGATGTTATTACTCGGGCTCAGAAAAAAAAGCAAGTGGTTATTGAGATTTTTCCGCAGGGAATTGCACTGGCAGCCGATGCTGTATTGCCATTTTGGATTGCGGCCCCGATAGAGACGCTCCCGGAATTGCTCCGCCACGGCGGTGATTGGGTTTCCCTGCTAACCGACAAAGCAATTAAAAAAATCAGTTATGATATGAAACCTTTGGTGACCGCGCTTTTTAAAGCCGGTCTGGAAATGGCCGGACCTTATGTTGACCTTCATCTTGCCGCTCATTTAATTGATCTGCCATCCAATAAACTGGAACAATTTATTACCCGGGTTTTAGGCGGGGCATGGCCGGAAGACCGCCCGGAGGCAGCCGCGTGTGCAATTGTGATGATCGCGCCCTCGATGGATAACCGCCTCGCGGCTGTGGATGGCGGAGAGCTCTACAGGACATTGGAATTACCGCTGCTTCCGGTGCTCGCAAAAATGGAGGCAATGGGCGTGGCCATTGATGTTAAAGCACTTGAGGAAATGTCGCAAGCGATGGGGCAGGAGATTGGTGTGCTCGAAAAGGTGGTTTGGGAAATTGCCGGCGTAGAGTTCAATCTCCGCTCACCGCAGCAATTGGCGGAAATATTATTTGAACGTCTCGGGCTTTTGCCTGGAAAAAAGACCAAAACCGGGAGATCAACGGGTGTAGATGTTTTAGAAAATTTGACGGACCAGCACCCGCTGCCGGCCAAACTTTTGGAATTTCGTCAATTGCAAAAGTTGAAATCAACTTATTTGGATGTTTTGCCCGGCTTGATTGATCAAAGAGACAAAAGGATTCATACCTCGTTTCATCAGGTTGGGGCTGCCACCGGCCGGCTTTCTTCATCGGAACCTAATTTGCAGAATATCCCCATTCGGACTGAACGGGGACGGGTTTTGCGAAAGATGTTTATTGCCGGAAATTCTGAAAAACGTATTCTTTCAGCTGATTACTCGCAAATTGAACTCCGCTTACTGGCACACCTTTCGCAAGATAAACAGATGCTAAAAGATTTTGTGGATAAATTGGATATTCATTCAGCCACAGCCGCGGATATTTTTAAGGTGCCGTTGGAGGATGTGACGACCGATATGCGACGTCAGGCCAAGACATGCAATTTCGGGATTGCTTATGGGGTCAGCCCCTATGGGCTTTCACGCCAATTACGCATCCCCCCGATGCGTGCCAAAGATTTTATTGATGGGTTCTATGCGCGTTATCCCGGGGTACGGATTTATCTGGACCACTTGTTGGAAGCAGCCAGAGAAAATGGCTACGTGGAAACCCTGATGGGGCGGCGCAGGATGACGCCGGACATTTTAGCTGCCAACCGGAATATTCGGGAAGCTGCTGAGCGAATGGCAATTAATACTCCCGTTCAAGGATCAGCAGCCGATATTATTAAAAAAGCCATGATCGATATTGATCAGTCACTTTTCGCAGAAACATGGCAGTCGCGTATGATTTTGCAAGTACATGATGAATTGCTGTTTGAAGGACCCGAAGCCGAGATGGAAACACTTAAGCAAACGGTTGTTGAGAAAATGAGCGGCGTTGTGGCGCTTCGAGTTGAGCTGACAGTGGAAGCGGCCTGGGGACGAAATTGGATGGAAGCTCACACGTAG
- the gatB gene encoding Asp-tRNA(Asn)/Glu-tRNA(Gln) amidotransferase subunit GatB has product MVHDYEIVIGLEVHAELATASKIFCSCSTSFGAPPNTHVCPVCLGLPGTLPVLNREVLALAIRAGLALDSQIQCHTKFDRKNYFYPDLPKAYQISQFDMPIASGGHLEIMVEGRKKTIGITRAHMEEDAGKLVHLGAGGQISAAANSLVDYNRTGVPLIEIVSEPDMRSAQEAYAYLTGLKEILMYVRISDCNMEEGSLRCDANISIRPHGQTALGVKTELKNMNSFKNVREAIDYEAARQMKIVSQGGVIQQETRLWNADKHISYTMRMKEEAHDYRYFPEPDLPLVEISEQMLEEARAKIPELPKAVRARFIKNYDLSEYDAGVVTMTPALANYFDLAAQMAAAAGVPGKSVCNWITVELLGKLNQDNQSIETSPISAKQLAALTGLIETGKISGKIAKQVFSEMYTGSQDPEIIVQKRGLVQISDQGAVVKLVEDVMQANPSAVEEYRGGKTQTIGFFVGKVMQASKGQANPKMVNQILKERLG; this is encoded by the coding sequence ATGGTTCATGATTACGAAATTGTTATCGGACTTGAGGTTCATGCCGAATTGGCAACCGCTTCAAAGATTTTTTGCAGTTGTTCCACCTCCTTTGGTGCACCTCCGAATACGCATGTCTGTCCGGTCTGTCTTGGTTTGCCCGGGACCTTGCCGGTATTAAACCGCGAGGTCTTGGCACTGGCCATCCGGGCAGGCTTGGCACTTGACAGTCAAATTCAATGTCATACAAAATTTGACCGGAAAAATTATTTTTATCCTGATCTACCCAAAGCTTATCAAATTTCTCAATTTGACATGCCGATTGCCTCCGGGGGGCATCTTGAAATAATGGTTGAGGGCCGGAAGAAAACCATTGGTATTACCCGGGCCCATATGGAAGAAGATGCCGGCAAGTTGGTTCATCTGGGCGCGGGTGGACAGATCAGTGCGGCTGCCAATTCACTGGTGGATTACAACCGGACCGGTGTCCCGTTGATTGAAATTGTCAGCGAACCGGATATGCGGTCAGCCCAAGAGGCCTATGCCTACCTGACAGGGTTGAAAGAAATTTTGATGTATGTGCGTATTTCCGATTGTAATATGGAAGAAGGTTCTTTGCGCTGTGATGCAAATATTTCCATTCGGCCGCACGGCCAGACGGCCCTGGGTGTCAAGACGGAACTGAAGAATATGAACTCCTTTAAAAATGTACGTGAAGCGATTGACTATGAGGCCGCACGACAGATGAAAATTGTGAGCCAAGGCGGGGTTATCCAACAGGAGACGCGGTTGTGGAATGCGGATAAGCATATAAGTTATACGATGCGCATGAAAGAAGAGGCACATGATTACCGCTATTTCCCGGAACCGGACCTGCCCCTGGTCGAGATTTCCGAACAGATGCTGGAGGAAGCCCGGGCGAAAATTCCTGAATTACCCAAAGCCGTACGCGCGCGTTTTATTAAAAACTATGATCTTTCCGAATATGATGCCGGTGTTGTGACAATGACCCCGGCATTGGCAAATTATTTTGATCTTGCCGCGCAAATGGCTGCCGCAGCTGGTGTTCCGGGCAAGAGTGTTTGTAACTGGATCACGGTTGAATTGTTGGGTAAATTAAATCAGGACAATCAATCAATTGAGACATCCCCTATCTCAGCAAAACAGCTGGCTGCTTTAACCGGACTTATTGAAACCGGAAAAATATCCGGAAAAATCGCTAAACAGGTTTTTAGTGAAATGTATACCGGCAGCCAGGACCCGGAGATCATTGTACAAAAAAGAGGCCTGGTCCAGATTTCCGATCAAGGCGCGGTGGTCAAACTGGTAGAAGACGTTATGCAGGCCAATCCGTCGGCAGTGGAAGAATATCGTGGCGGAAAAACCCAGACAATTGGTTTTTTTGTGGGAAAGGTCATGCAGGCTTCAAAAGGTCAGGCCAATCCTAAAATGGTCAATCAGATATTGAAGGAACGTCTGGGCTAA
- the rpmE gene encoding 50S ribosomal protein L31: MKQKIHPKYEDTTFTCACGNVIETRSTTPPKVRVEICSHCHPFFTGTQKLVDTAGRVEKFRRRYEKKESK; the protein is encoded by the coding sequence GTGAAACAAAAAATTCATCCAAAATATGAGGATACCACATTTACCTGTGCATGCGGGAATGTGATTGAAACGCGCTCCACCACGCCGCCTAAAGTGCGTGTGGAAATATGCTCACATTGTCATCCGTTTTTTACCGGAACCCAAAAATTAGTTGATACCGCAGGCCGGGTCGAGAAATTCCGCCGTCGGTATGAGAAGAAAGAATCCAAATAG
- a CDS encoding dephospho-CoA kinase: MLKKNRAPVIVITGGTGSGKSTVAAVFKKQGARVVDVDRLAHRLLKPGGEAWREIIREFCGVKYMKKKGSPVSFLPEDFVDVQGNRLPERPWAINAAGVIRRDKLGARVFSDPASLEILNKITHSRLRKLLDAKIRLHHKLSRRPIILDMAVYPAKSFRGMGDAVLWVRAPGGLRVQRLADSKRLSMEEASIRVRIQSKDEEYEKNSDFILPNLGSDMDVKKGAEEVWPRILSKITGKGGR, from the coding sequence GTGCTTAAAAAAAATCGTGCTCCTGTGATTGTGATTACCGGCGGGACCGGGTCTGGAAAAAGTACAGTGGCAGCCGTGTTTAAAAAACAGGGAGCACGGGTCGTGGATGTTGATCGCCTTGCCCATCGGCTGCTAAAACCAGGCGGGGAAGCCTGGCGTGAAATTATTCGGGAATTTTGTGGCGTCAAATATATGAAAAAAAAAGGCTCACCGGTTTCTTTTTTGCCGGAGGATTTTGTGGATGTTCAGGGAAACCGGCTGCCGGAACGTCCCTGGGCAATCAATGCTGCGGGTGTTATTCGGCGGGACAAGCTGGGCGCGAGGGTCTTTTCCGATCCCGCCAGCCTTGAAATCCTCAATAAAATAACTCATTCAAGACTTAGGAAATTGCTGGATGCCAAGATCCGGCTTCATCACAAACTCAGTCGCCGGCCTATTATTCTCGATATGGCGGTTTACCCTGCAAAATCCTTTCGGGGGATGGGAGATGCCGTGCTATGGGTCCGGGCACCCGGCGGCTTGCGGGTTCAGCGTCTGGCGGACAGCAAGCGGCTTTCGATGGAAGAGGCTTCCATCCGGGTACGCATCCAGAGTAAAGATGAGGAATATGAAAAAAATTCTGATTTTATTCTTCCCAACCTTGGGTCGGATATGGATGTGAAAAAAGGTGCGGAGGAAGTTTGGCCGCGCATACTCTCAAAAATTACCGGCAAGGGTGGACGATGA
- a CDS encoding sensor domain-containing diguanylate cyclase yields MNRKKKHYGILIAAYILIVCLILLGQQSEVTGFFLLLLLPLILLASMLEDVIGAFIFTLLAALTVVGCYLNAWLPQSIAIVQVVTFGGLFGFLALQYKDRELLQKEYLDIREPKEKELLKIERKAFMIRRQIEGYEKRLKGLIKLYEVAKKLSGILKLETMLDEARVEVSQILPHHFQAQSEEDVRLAFYIPEEDTSDFQKVLTQEHEISDAGFPAKLKAVNLRSWLGDNYSPLRLKDLTADPRFYGLRQETPFRALIIMPLVVHEIVIGVMLLGSSQPIAFSPQDFKQAEVLGKQIVFALRKALLYRKVQTLSFTDSQTGLYVHRYFQERLREEIHRAERYHQPLSLIMLDIDHFKKVNDKNGHQVGDAVLVEAAARIQEMSGPTALVARYGGEEFAVLLPNTIKVRAAEVAKSINRFLKATLIDIGGLKLTLTISAGVSTYPTDAFSQESLIVSADEALYQAKHAGRDRVSIYEAGNPKKD; encoded by the coding sequence ATGAACCGGAAGAAAAAACATTACGGCATCCTAATAGCAGCATATATTTTGATTGTTTGTTTGATATTGCTGGGACAACAGTCGGAGGTAACCGGTTTTTTCTTGTTGCTTTTATTGCCGCTGATCTTGTTGGCAAGCATGTTGGAAGATGTCATCGGTGCTTTTATCTTTACCCTGCTGGCGGCACTCACGGTGGTGGGGTGCTATCTGAATGCCTGGCTTCCCCAGAGTATCGCGATCGTTCAAGTCGTGACCTTTGGGGGGCTTTTTGGCTTTTTGGCATTGCAGTACAAGGATAGGGAATTATTACAAAAGGAATACCTCGATATTCGGGAACCTAAGGAAAAAGAATTGTTGAAAATCGAGCGTAAAGCTTTTATGATCCGGCGTCAAATCGAAGGTTATGAGAAACGACTCAAAGGTTTGATAAAATTATATGAAGTGGCTAAAAAACTTTCCGGGATTCTTAAGTTGGAGACCATGTTGGATGAGGCAAGGGTGGAAGTTTCGCAAATATTGCCCCACCATTTTCAAGCACAATCGGAAGAGGATGTGCGTCTGGCTTTTTATATTCCTGAGGAGGATACCAGTGATTTCCAAAAAGTATTGACCCAGGAACACGAAATTTCCGATGCGGGATTCCCTGCCAAGCTTAAGGCAGTGAATTTGCGCAGTTGGTTGGGGGATAATTACAGTCCTTTACGTCTCAAGGATTTGACGGCTGATCCCCGGTTTTATGGTTTGCGTCAGGAAACGCCGTTTCGTGCATTGATTATTATGCCTTTGGTTGTGCATGAGATTGTGATTGGTGTGATGTTGCTGGGGTCATCCCAGCCGATTGCCTTTTCACCTCAGGATTTTAAACAAGCGGAGGTGTTGGGAAAGCAAATTGTGTTTGCCTTGCGAAAAGCTCTGCTTTACCGGAAGGTGCAGACGCTTTCTTTTACAGACAGCCAGACAGGACTCTATGTGCATCGGTATTTTCAGGAGCGGCTGCGTGAGGAGATTCACCGGGCCGAGCGTTATCACCAACCCCTGTCCCTGATTATGCTGGATATCGATCATTTTAAAAAGGTGAATGATAAAAACGGACATCAGGTGGGGGATGCGGTGCTGGTGGAAGCTGCCGCCCGGATTCAAGAAATGTCCGGGCCCACAGCTTTGGTGGCCAGATACGGCGGGGAGGAGTTTGCGGTCCTGCTGCCCAATACAATCAAAGTCCGTGCTGCGGAGGTGGCCAAATCGATTAACCGGTTTTTAAAGGCAACCCTCATTGATATTGGTGGGTTGAAGTTGACTCTGACTATTTCAGCAGGTGTCAGTACGTATCCGACAGATGCGTTTTCACAGGAGTCGTTGATTGTTTCGGCGGATGAGGCGCTTTACCAGGCAAAGCATGCAGGTCGGGATAGGGTCAGCATCTATGAGGCGGGGAACCCAAAAAAAGATTGA